A single region of the Triticum dicoccoides isolate Atlit2015 ecotype Zavitan chromosome 2B, WEW_v2.0, whole genome shotgun sequence genome encodes:
- the LOC119361726 gene encoding cell number regulator 2-like — protein MASRNVSGASWSTGLCDCCDDVGGCFLTWCFPCITFGRIAEIVDEGEIPCCASGALYLLLCMTTGVGMGLYSCFYRYKLRTAYGLAEKPCADCCVHFFCGACALCQEYRELKSRGFQMRLGWQANAERMGKGTTVAPQVDPGMTR, from the exons ATGGCCAGCCGCAACGTTAGCGGCGCATCGTGGTCCACGGGCCTCTGCGACTGCTGCGACGACGTCGGTGGCT GCTTCCTCACCTGGTGCTTCCCGTGCATCACCTTTGGGAGGATCGCCGAGATCGTCGACGAGGGGGAGATAC CGTGCTGTGCGAGCGGGGCGCTGTACCTGCTGCTGTGCATGACCACAGGGGTGGGCATGGGACTCTACTCCTGCTTCTACCGGTACAAGCTGCGGACGGCGTACGGGCTCGCGGAGAAGCCCTGCGCCGACTGCTGCGTCCACTTCTTTTGTGGGGCCTGCGCCCTCTGCCAGGAGTACCGCGAGCTCAAGAGCCGGGGCTTCCAGATGCGCTTGGGATGGCAAGCCAATGCCGAGAGGATGGGGAAGGGGACGACCGTCGCGCCCCAAGTGGACCCCGGGATGACTCGTTAA